GATACCAAACTCCATTGGACCGGGCGCTTGTGCTTGCAGGCCGAACTTTAACAAACGAAAAAGTAAGAACGCTTTAGGTTCGTTATCCATGGTTTGAAATAAGGCAACCGCCGAACCTGCGATACCCGGCTGAGACGGCAGCCAAAATGAGGATTTGTCAGCCGCAAGTGAAAACTGTTAGTTTAAACTTCATTTTACTGTTTCTCGTGTCTTTGGCGCTCTGCAGGCCCCCGGCAGGCTGGGCAGACAGCCAGGTCCCGTTCGAGGCCCGCCCTGCCCTTGCCTTTACTCAGAATCTGTTTCAGGCGCGGGATTATTTCCGGGCCATCAGTGAAGCCAAGCGGTTCCTTTTCTTTTACCCGGAGCACCCGGAAGCACAGCAGGCGCGGGAATTGATGGAAAAATCCCGCGCCGCTCTCAAGAAAAGGATGAAGAACCATGAAAAAAAAAGACCGGGACCGGGCTCGCTGCGGGTTTTTCAGAATAAGACATCCCAAGCTGCCGGTGGAGGCCTCGCCGTGAGTCTTATTCGCTTCTACCAGAATCATTTGCGCACCTTTAAGACCTCAGGCTGCCCCTCCTACCCCAACTGCTCGGAGTATGCCATACAGGCCATCAACAAGCATGGAGCTTTTTGGGGGACCTTTATATACGTGGACCGTCTTTTTCGTGAGGTCACCACAGCCGGGACACCGCCCTTTGTCCGGTATCGGGGGCGAAACCTGCATTATGACCCCCTTGAAGCGAATGACTACTGGTTTGGGCGTCAGCCAGGGGACCGACCATGATCAAACGTCGCTTCATGATTGCCTTAATCATATTTTTCGTTTTCGTTACGAATCCATTTGCCTTAAAGGCAGAGCAGCCGGATTCTTATCTGGACTTTGCCTGGAGTTTATTTCGGAGCGAGGATTTCTACCGGGCCATTACCGAGGCCAAACGTTTTCTCTTTCTCAACCCTGATGATCCCCGCGGTGTGGAAGCCTACCTGTTGATAGCCAGGTCATATTTAAAAATAGGCCGGTACGCCCAGGCCAAAACATCTTTTATAAAAGTCGCAGCACAGAAAGACAGACCGGGCCTGGCGGCCGAGGCGATCTGGGAACTGGGGCGATGCCTGGAATTGCTCGGACCTCGGAGCGAAGCCTTGAACTATTACCGCCAATTGATTGAAAAACCGCCCCTGACACCTGCTGAAGCGACTGATATCCAGAATAAGGCTCGCTACAGGCTGGGCTGGCTGCTGCTTGAGGACGGTCAGTGGCTGGAATCCAAGGAGGTCCTTTCCAGCGTGGCAGCCGATCATCCTCTGGGTGATTCGGCGGCCAAACTATCGGGACAGGTCCGGGAGGGTCAGACTCTGCCTTACGTTTCGCCGGTTGCAGCCGGAATCCTTTCGGCCGTGGTCCCTGGCGCAGGGCAGATATACGTTCACCGGCCTGTGGACGCAGCCCTGGCCTTCGGCCTCAACGCCGCCTTTCTCTGGGGAACGATTGAAGCCTACCAGAAGGAAAGCTGGGCTGTCTTTACCCTCCTGGGCTTGATAGAGCTTTCCTTGTATGGCGGCAACATCTATAATGCGGTCAATGGCGGACATATCCATAACCGAAAGCTCAAAAAGGACTTTATAAAAAGACTCCACCGCGAGCATGCTTTGCGCCTCGGATATTCCCCTGTTTTCAAGGGGGTCTTCCTGTCCTGGACAATCATACATTGACTTTAACCGCCTCATTTTCTATACTTGCCTCGTTTCACCTGACGGTTAATTCAATTTAACTAATTGAAATAATTATTTATTATTAATAAGGAGGATAAAGAATGAGCAGGGACTATGATCTTAAAGATAAAGTCGCCATTGTCACCGGCGGCGCGAAAGGAATCGGTAAGGCCATCGCCTTCGGTCTGGCGGATTGCGGGGCGGCTGTCGTCGTGGCCTCGAGGACGAAAGATGAACTCGAGGCGGTTGCCCATGAGATCAAGGGAAAAGGGGGGAAAGCCTTCGCCGTTGTGACGGACCTCATGGCAACTGAACAAATTGATAATCTGGTCGAAATGACCATAAAAACTCACAAGCGCATTGACATCCTGGTCAATAACGCAGCCAGGAGTTTCTTAAGGCCCCTTATGGAACTCAGAGAAGACGGCTGGGATAAGATATTTAATACCAACTGCAAAGGCGCGTTTCTGCTTAGCCGGGCCGTGGCCAGGGTCATGATGGACCAGAGCGGCGGAAGAATCGTCAACATCACCACCGTCGGCGCAGTGCGCGGGGGTGCGGGCATGGGGGTCTATCACGCCAGTAAAGCCGCCTTGTCAATGCTAACCAAGTGTATGGCCGTGGAGTGGGCGCCCTATAACATTAATGTGAATGCCGTGGGTCCCGGCCTGACCAAGACGGCTTTCAGCCAGCCGATCTGGGCGAATCCTGAGGTGGAAAGAGGAATTGCCTCCAGAATCCCCAAGGGCCGGTTAGCTGAGCCTGAGGAGATTGTTGGCGCGGTGTTGTTTCTGTGCTCGGACGATTCGAGCTTTATTACCGGCCAGTCTATCTACGTGGATGGCGGGACTCTGGCCAATGCCTGATTTTAACAGGAGCAAAAAAACGGCCGGGAATGTTACAAGCCGGCGGCTTGCCAGGAGAGCCGCCAGGCCCTGTTTTTTTTAAATAAATTTCAGTAGCCAGGGAGTTTCCGAATATGTTCGAACCGTTTTATGAGGTCGTTTATAATGTCTCAAAGACCGTTTTAAGGTATGAGGCGGAATCGGGGCGCCCGGTTATCGGGGTCATGCCGGCTTACTTTCCCATGGAGTTGATTGACGCCGCCGGCGGCTACCCGGTTCAGTTGTGGGGGAACAACCTGCCTCTTGGGAAATCAGACGCTTACTTACAGGCCTTCTGCTGCTCGGTTGCCAAATCAGTTTTAGAGCTGGAGCTGGTGGGCGGGGCGAGGATGGTGAAGGGCTATGCCTTTACCTCCATCTGCGACACGCTGATCAACCTGCGTGAACTTTACCGGAGGCTTTTTCCAAAGCCAACCGTGGAGCTTTCGATACCGATAACGAGAACGGATGAAGCGCGCCGAACCTACCTGAAAAGCGTCATCGCGGGCGTTATTTCCGGTTTAGAGGAAATAACCGGGAGTAAAGTCACACCGGAGAGTCTGGCCGCAGCAAGCGGGCTGCACGGACGCACCCGGGAGCTTCAGCGGGAGCTCTATCGTATCCGACTCAGGCAGCCGGGTCTTATTAAGAACTATGACTTTTATATCGCCATCAAGGCCGGGTTCTTTTTACCGCGCGGCGTTTATAACGAGATGCTGGAGGCCCTGCTCGGGGACATAAACAGACTACCGGAGCCAAAGGGCCGGAGGACCAAGCTGGTTCTATCCGGTATGGTTTTCGATCCTGTCGAGATTTACAGGATCTTTGACGAACTGAGCATAGATATTGTGGACGACGATTTCGCCAATGGCTGGCGGACCGTGTCCAAGGGGAAGCTCGAAATTGAAGACCTGGTGCATGGGATTACCGATTACATCTTTAACCCGGCCCCATGTTGCTGCCTTTATAACCCGGACAATGACCGTCATCCCTATCTGGTGGAAAAAGTCAAGAAAGCCGGTGCCGAGGGAGTTCTTTTCTGGTATATAAAATTCTGTGAACCCGACGCCTTTGACCGGCCGCAGCTTATCCAGCGGCTCAAAAACGAAGGGATTCCAGCCGGTTTTTTCGACCTGGAGCTTTCCATGACTAATTTTGACGCCATTACCACCAGAATTGACGCCTTTAGCGAGATGATAGAGGGATAGTGTTATGACCGAATTTCAAGCGGCTTCGAAGATGCGAGAACTCATGACCGAGTATTATATCGAAGCCAAAACAACCAAGGAAAAGCCGATTGCCTGGATAACCAGCGGTGCTCCGGTTGAATTTCTTTATGCCATGGATGTTCTGCCTGTCTATCCTGAAAACCATTCAGCCATGTGCGGCGCGGCCCATCAGTCACTGCGGCTGATCGAAGCTGCCGAGGCGGAAGGTTTCTCGCCGGACATCTGCTCTTATGCCCGCACCGATTTTGGAGCCGATATGACTGGAGGGGGACCGATTCAAGGCCTGCCCGTGCCAGACATGCTCCTTTGCTCCACCAACATCTGTAAGACGGTCATCAAGTGGTACGAGGTGGTGGCCCGGAATTACGATGTGCCTCTTTTTATTGTGGACACGCCCTTCATGCACGATGGATTGACTCAAGACTTGATTGATTACACCACGGCCCAGTTTAAAAACCTGGAGGAATTTTTAATTGAATTCCTCGACCGCCCCTTTGACCATGACCGGTTTAAGGAGGTATTAAAATTCTCGGTCGAGGCGGCTGGCTTTTGGAAAAAGATACTCGAACTGGGCAAGACCAGACCCGCTCCCTTCAACAGCCAGGACACCTTCATACACCTCGCGCCCATTGTCACCCTGCGCGGCACTCAACAGTGCGTGGATTATTACAGGCTGCTTTACAAAGAAATTAGAGACCGTGCCGCAAATAAAGTCGGCTCAATTCCTGAGGAAAAACATCGCGCCCTGTGGGACAATCTCCCCATCTGGTTCAAACTTAGACATCTGGCGAACTTTTTCGAAGAAAAAAAGTGCGCCCTGGTCGTGGCCACC
This genomic window from Deltaproteobacteria bacterium contains:
- a CDS encoding membrane protein insertion efficiency factor YidD, with protein sequence MKTVSLNFILLFLVSLALCRPPAGWADSQVPFEARPALAFTQNLFQARDYFRAISEAKRFLFFYPEHPEAQQARELMEKSRAALKKRMKNHEKKRPGPGSLRVFQNKTSQAAGGGLAVSLIRFYQNHLRTFKTSGCPSYPNCSEYAIQAINKHGAFWGTFIYVDRLFREVTTAGTPPFVRYRGRNLHYDPLEANDYWFGRQPGDRP
- a CDS encoding tetratricopeptide repeat protein, whose amino-acid sequence is MIKRRFMIALIIFFVFVTNPFALKAEQPDSYLDFAWSLFRSEDFYRAITEAKRFLFLNPDDPRGVEAYLLIARSYLKIGRYAQAKTSFIKVAAQKDRPGLAAEAIWELGRCLELLGPRSEALNYYRQLIEKPPLTPAEATDIQNKARYRLGWLLLEDGQWLESKEVLSSVAADHPLGDSAAKLSGQVREGQTLPYVSPVAAGILSAVVPGAGQIYVHRPVDAALAFGLNAAFLWGTIEAYQKESWAVFTLLGLIELSLYGGNIYNAVNGGHIHNRKLKKDFIKRLHREHALRLGYSPVFKGVFLSWTIIH
- a CDS encoding SDR family oxidoreductase — encoded protein: MSRDYDLKDKVAIVTGGAKGIGKAIAFGLADCGAAVVVASRTKDELEAVAHEIKGKGGKAFAVVTDLMATEQIDNLVEMTIKTHKRIDILVNNAARSFLRPLMELREDGWDKIFNTNCKGAFLLSRAVARVMMDQSGGRIVNITTVGAVRGGAGMGVYHASKAALSMLTKCMAVEWAPYNINVNAVGPGLTKTAFSQPIWANPEVERGIASRIPKGRLAEPEEIVGAVLFLCSDDSSFITGQSIYVDGGTLANA
- a CDS encoding 2-hydroxyacyl-CoA dehydratase, whose product is MFEPFYEVVYNVSKTVLRYEAESGRPVIGVMPAYFPMELIDAAGGYPVQLWGNNLPLGKSDAYLQAFCCSVAKSVLELELVGGARMVKGYAFTSICDTLINLRELYRRLFPKPTVELSIPITRTDEARRTYLKSVIAGVISGLEEITGSKVTPESLAAASGLHGRTRELQRELYRIRLRQPGLIKNYDFYIAIKAGFFLPRGVYNEMLEALLGDINRLPEPKGRRTKLVLSGMVFDPVEIYRIFDELSIDIVDDDFANGWRTVSKGKLEIEDLVHGITDYIFNPAPCCCLYNPDNDRHPYLVEKVKKAGAEGVLFWYIKFCEPDAFDRPQLIQRLKNEGIPAGFFDLELSMTNFDAITTRIDAFSEMIEG
- a CDS encoding 2-hydroxyacyl-CoA dehydratase — protein: MTEFQAASKMRELMTEYYIEAKTTKEKPIAWITSGAPVEFLYAMDVLPVYPENHSAMCGAAHQSLRLIEAAEAEGFSPDICSYARTDFGADMTGGGPIQGLPVPDMLLCSTNICKTVIKWYEVVARNYDVPLFIVDTPFMHDGLTQDLIDYTTAQFKNLEEFLIEFLDRPFDHDRFKEVLKFSVEAAGFWKKILELGKTRPAPFNSQDTFIHLAPIVTLRGTQQCVDYYRLLYKEIRDRAANKVGSIPEEKHRALWDNLPIWFKLRHLANFFEEKKCALVVATYTNSWGGLGDDYDPADPHEGLAKAYLSIYINSGFEHRINYLASLIDEYSLTGFILHSDRSCKPYSIGMYRMQEEVSRLTGKPGVVIEGDMCDPRAYSDAQTETRFEAFIESMESLS